The Pantoea sp. At-9b genome includes a window with the following:
- a CDS encoding serine hydrolase, which produces MKKLINASVWRPFAASSLLLMLLPVSALAEEAPAAPQIDAKAWVLMDYNSGKVLAEANADQRLDPASLTKMMTSYVIGQALKAGKIHDDDMVTIGQDAWATGNPKLKGSSLMFLKPGDRIPVAELNKGIVIQSGNDACIAMADYVAGSQDSFIGLMNNYAKAFGLQNTHFMTVHGLDADGQYSTARDMAIIGQRLISDVPEEYALNKQKEFTFNNIKQMNRNRLLWSSNLKVDGIKTGHTSGAGNNLVSSATDGDMRLISVVLGAETDALRFRESEKLLTWGFRFFDTVTPIKADKPFAQQRVWFGDRKQVNLGVAKDASVTIPKGQMNNLKASYTLTSPQLEAPLKKNQVVGTIDFQLDGKSVEQRPLVVMEDVQEGGFISRIWDFIVMKFDSVFGKWFN; this is translated from the coding sequence ATGAAAAAACTAATTAACGCTTCTGTCTGGCGGCCTTTTGCTGCCTCCTCCCTTTTATTAATGCTTCTCCCGGTTTCCGCTCTGGCTGAAGAGGCGCCAGCCGCTCCACAGATTGATGCCAAAGCCTGGGTTTTAATGGATTACAACAGCGGCAAGGTACTGGCTGAGGCCAACGCCGATCAGCGCCTTGATCCCGCCAGTTTGACCAAAATGATGACCAGTTATGTGATTGGTCAGGCGCTGAAGGCGGGCAAAATTCATGACGACGACATGGTGACGATTGGTCAGGATGCCTGGGCAACCGGTAACCCGAAACTGAAAGGGTCGTCACTGATGTTCCTCAAGCCCGGCGATCGTATCCCGGTTGCTGAACTGAACAAAGGCATCGTGATTCAGTCGGGAAATGATGCCTGTATCGCGATGGCGGATTATGTGGCGGGCAGTCAGGATTCCTTTATCGGCCTGATGAACAACTACGCCAAAGCTTTTGGTCTGCAAAATACCCACTTTATGACCGTCCACGGGCTGGATGCCGATGGGCAGTACAGTACCGCACGTGATATGGCGATCATCGGCCAACGACTGATCAGTGATGTGCCGGAAGAGTACGCGTTGAATAAACAGAAAGAGTTTACCTTCAACAACATTAAGCAGATGAACCGTAACCGCCTGCTGTGGAGCAGTAACCTGAAAGTGGACGGCATCAAAACCGGTCATACTTCGGGCGCGGGCAATAACCTGGTGTCATCCGCGACTGACGGTGATATGCGTCTGATTTCGGTCGTACTGGGGGCGGAGACGGATGCACTGCGCTTCCGGGAGAGTGAAAAGTTACTCACCTGGGGCTTCCGTTTCTTTGATACCGTCACACCGATCAAAGCGGATAAACCCTTTGCTCAGCAGCGCGTCTGGTTTGGTGACCGCAAACAGGTCAACCTCGGCGTAGCGAAAGATGCCTCGGTTACCATTCCTAAAGGGCAGATGAACAACCTGAAAGCCAGTTACACCCTGACCTCGCCGCAGCTGGAAGCGCCGCTGAAGAAAAATCAGGTAGTCGGTACTATCGATTTTCAACTGGATGGCAAAAGCGTGGAACAACGTCCACTGGTGGTGATGGAAGATGTGCAGGAAGGTGGCTTTATCAGCCGTATCTGGGATTTCATCGTGATGAAATTCGATAGCGTATTCGGTAAATGGTTTAACTAA
- a CDS encoding carbonic anhydrase has protein sequence MKEIIKGFLSFQQNVFPERKDLFKSLASNQNPKALFISCSDSRLVPELVTQQEPGQLFVIRNAGNIVPSFGPEPGGVSATIEYAVVALGVSEIIICGHSNCGAMKAIAECSCMDTMPAVEHWLRYADAARAVVENKKYDNPETKLNEMVKENVIAQLHNIKTHPSVAVALRKGMLRLHGWVYDIESGKIMALTKGGDEFVSLSENPETCFE, from the coding sequence ATGAAAGAGATCATCAAAGGTTTTCTGAGTTTTCAACAGAATGTGTTTCCTGAAAGGAAGGATCTTTTCAAAAGCCTGGCGTCCAACCAAAATCCCAAAGCCCTGTTCATCTCCTGCTCAGACAGCCGTCTGGTGCCGGAACTGGTGACACAGCAGGAGCCGGGTCAACTGTTCGTGATCCGTAATGCGGGCAATATTGTGCCGTCATTCGGACCGGAGCCAGGCGGTGTATCAGCGACCATTGAGTATGCTGTCGTGGCGCTGGGCGTGAGCGAAATCATCATTTGTGGCCACTCCAACTGTGGTGCGATGAAAGCCATTGCCGAATGCTCCTGCATGGATACCATGCCTGCGGTGGAACACTGGCTGCGTTACGCCGATGCGGCGCGCGCGGTGGTGGAGAACAAAAAGTATGACAACCCGGAAACCAAGCTCAATGAGATGGTAAAAGAGAACGTCATCGCTCAACTCCACAATATCAAAACACATCCATCAGTTGCGGTTGCCTTGCGTAAAGGCATGCTGCGCCTGCACGGCTGGGTTTATGACATTGAGAGCGGCAAGATCATGGCGCTGACCAAAGGCGGCGATGAGTTTGTGTCTCTGTCCGAAAACCCTGAGACTTGCTTCGAATAA
- a CDS encoding HAD family phosphatase, whose amino-acid sequence MDLAVFDLDETLICEDSTSLWLRWLVSQGFAPAELISAEQSLMTQYHAGTLSIEEYMNTTLAPLAGMATMTVSGWVRRFIHRDILPRVFPAARERINWHQQRGDTVMIITASGEHLAVPIAERLGVHGALAIGVEIVDDRYSGLTYGTMTYKEGKVARLSDWKALQQESHFERTWAYSDSMNDLPLLDHADHAYVINPDTLLHQEAQQRGWQVCNWVR is encoded by the coding sequence ATGGACTTAGCCGTGTTCGATCTCGACGAAACCCTGATTTGTGAAGACAGCACCAGCCTGTGGCTACGCTGGTTGGTTTCACAGGGTTTTGCCCCCGCCGAACTGATTAGCGCCGAGCAGTCGCTAATGACCCAGTATCACGCCGGTACGCTCTCAATCGAAGAATATATGAACACCACCCTTGCCCCACTGGCCGGGATGGCAACCATGACGGTCTCTGGCTGGGTGCGGCGTTTTATTCACCGCGACATCCTGCCACGTGTGTTTCCCGCCGCACGCGAACGCATCAACTGGCATCAGCAGCGTGGCGATACCGTGATGATTATCACCGCCAGCGGCGAACATCTCGCCGTACCGATTGCCGAGCGTCTTGGCGTGCATGGCGCGCTGGCGATTGGCGTGGAGATTGTCGATGACCGCTACAGCGGCCTGACCTACGGCACCATGACTTACAAAGAAGGCAAGGTGGCACGGCTGAGTGACTGGAAAGCCTTGCAGCAGGAGAGCCATTTTGAACGCACCTGGGCTTACAGCGACTCCATGAACGACCTGCCGTTGCTGGACCATGCCGATCATGCGTATGTCATCAACCCGGACACACTGCTGCATCAGGAAGCGCAGCAGCGTGGCTGGCAAGTGTGTAACTGGGTGCGCTAA
- a CDS encoding methyl-accepting chemotaxis protein — protein MLKRMKVVTAIVVILVVFTAMQVVSGSLFLTSLMAGQRNFTTSDQLSHQQRELADGWQTLVKTRVTINRVAIRILKKQTDEASLAAIDKLLTAAGASLNEAQQHFAQYKSLPRIKGQSDAAAALVEAKFSAMADLLQQSAAFLKANDYPSYGNLDAQQAQDDLEDAYKQWRAQNVELLAQGSAENESAWQHVLAMVAVMAVVVLLLLAAVWVLVRRILLIPMKQLQKQMERFAEGDLSGSLHVEGRSEMAALAASLNHMQQALLSTVNNVRDSADAIFSSVSEIATGNNDLSSRTEQQAASLEETAASMEQLTATVKQNADNARQATQLARTASDTADKGGNVVAGVVKTMHDIADSSKKIADITSVIDGIAFQTNILALNAAVEAARAGEQGRGFAVVAGEVRNLAQRSAQAAKEIKLLIENSVQRVNLGSQQVGSAGDTMQEIVSAVTRVTDIMGEIASASDEQSRGIDQIGQAVNEMDRVTQQNATLVQESANASVSLEQQASRLSAAVARFNTGARQATAVLVRPSAPVVAPRALKAPAAAGNDNWETF, from the coding sequence ATGCTTAAAAGAATGAAAGTCGTGACCGCCATTGTCGTGATTCTGGTGGTCTTTACAGCCATGCAAGTCGTTTCCGGCTCGTTATTTCTGACCTCGCTCATGGCGGGTCAGCGTAACTTCACCACCAGCGATCAATTATCCCACCAGCAGCGCGAACTGGCCGATGGCTGGCAAACGCTGGTAAAAACCCGTGTCACCATCAACCGCGTCGCTATTCGTATCCTGAAAAAGCAGACCGACGAAGCCTCACTGGCCGCCATTGATAAATTGCTGACGGCGGCGGGTGCATCGCTGAATGAAGCGCAGCAGCACTTTGCCCAGTATAAAAGCCTGCCGCGTATCAAAGGCCAGAGTGACGCTGCCGCTGCGCTGGTCGAGGCCAAATTCAGCGCGATGGCGGATCTGCTGCAACAATCTGCCGCCTTTCTGAAAGCCAATGATTACCCTTCTTACGGTAACCTTGATGCCCAGCAGGCGCAGGATGATCTTGAAGATGCTTACAAGCAGTGGCGTGCGCAGAACGTCGAACTGCTGGCACAAGGCAGCGCCGAGAATGAAAGCGCCTGGCAGCATGTGCTGGCGATGGTTGCCGTGATGGCCGTGGTGGTGTTGCTGCTGCTGGCGGCGGTATGGGTGTTGGTGCGCCGTATTTTGCTCATCCCGATGAAGCAACTGCAAAAACAGATGGAGCGTTTTGCGGAAGGCGATCTGTCCGGCAGCCTGCACGTGGAAGGACGCAGTGAAATGGCAGCGCTGGCCGCCAGCCTGAACCATATGCAACAGGCGTTGCTCAGCACCGTCAACAACGTCCGGGACAGCGCCGATGCGATCTTCAGCAGCGTCAGCGAAATCGCCACCGGCAATAACGATCTCTCGTCACGCACCGAACAACAGGCCGCCTCACTGGAGGAGACTGCCGCCAGTATGGAGCAGCTCACCGCGACGGTGAAACAAAACGCCGATAACGCGCGCCAGGCCACGCAGCTGGCCAGAACCGCCTCCGATACCGCCGATAAAGGTGGCAACGTGGTGGCGGGTGTCGTGAAAACCATGCATGACATCGCCGACAGCTCGAAAAAGATTGCGGATATCACCAGCGTGATCGACGGTATCGCTTTCCAGACCAATATCCTCGCGCTGAACGCGGCGGTCGAAGCCGCGCGTGCCGGTGAACAGGGCCGTGGCTTTGCCGTGGTGGCGGGCGAAGTCCGCAACCTCGCCCAACGCAGCGCCCAGGCCGCGAAAGAGATCAAACTGTTGATTGAGAACTCAGTCCAGCGGGTCAATCTGGGGTCGCAACAGGTTGGCAGCGCCGGTGACACCATGCAGGAGATTGTCAGCGCCGTCACCCGCGTCACCGATATTATGGGGGAGATTGCCTCCGCATCGGATGAGCAGAGCCGTGGTATCGACCAGATCGGCCAGGCGGTGAACGAGATGGATCGCGTGACCCAACAGAACGCCACGTTGGTGCAGGAGTCAGCCAATGCTTCGGTATCGCTGGAGCAACAGGCCAGCCGTTTATCTGCGGCGGTAGCGCGCTTTAACACCGGCGCGCGTCAGGCGACTGCGGTGCTGGTGCGGCCATCAGCACCGGTGGTCGCGCCGCGTGCGCTAAAAGCCCCTGCCGCTGCCGGCAATGACAACTGGGAAACGTTTTAA
- a CDS encoding phosphatase PAP2 family protein, translated as MSLSSKLNNSTTRIRIQNPAIYPLSRRFYAINFILLAFLASVFLLWSRHESLDIAISQFWFDPLTQRFPWQHNRWLDLINHRLLKDAIIAGGVLMLLRGIQLRDGRRVLVALLLGLGPLVIGVLKAHSAHSCPWDLAMFGGKAANFTLLSAVPANSGPGQCFPGGHASSGFAVMGLFFLWWPEKPGRALLALLAGIALGLLMGYGQVMRGAHFFSHNLWAGWWVWLTQMLIFAGVSFWVDKTRNKRA; from the coding sequence ATGTCGCTGTCATCAAAACTAAACAATTCAACAACCCGCATCAGGATTCAGAACCCGGCTATTTACCCGCTGTCGCGCCGCTTTTACGCTATCAACTTTATTTTGCTGGCATTTTTAGCATCGGTTTTTTTGCTGTGGTCGCGCCACGAAAGCCTCGATATCGCCATCAGCCAATTTTGGTTTGATCCGCTAACGCAGCGCTTTCCGTGGCAACACAACCGCTGGCTGGACCTGATTAACCATCGCCTGTTGAAGGATGCGATCATTGCTGGCGGCGTACTGATGTTGCTGCGTGGCATACAACTACGCGATGGCCGACGGGTATTGGTGGCCCTGCTACTTGGGCTGGGTCCGTTAGTGATCGGCGTACTGAAGGCGCACAGCGCTCATTCCTGTCCGTGGGATTTGGCGATGTTCGGTGGTAAAGCCGCGAACTTTACCTTGCTCAGTGCGGTGCCGGCCAACAGCGGTCCAGGCCAATGCTTCCCCGGCGGCCATGCGTCGAGCGGTTTTGCCGTGATGGGACTGTTTTTCCTGTGGTGGCCTGAGAAACCCGGTCGCGCCCTGCTGGCACTGCTGGCCGGTATTGCCCTCGGATTATTGATGGGCTACGGCCAGGTGATGCGCGGTGCGCACTTCTTCTCCCATAACCTGTGGGCGGGATGGTGGGTATGGCTGACCCAGATGCTGATTTTTGCTGGCGTTTCTTTTTGGGTAGACAAGACGAGGAACAAAAGAGCGTAA
- the gsiD gene encoding glutathione ABC transporter permease GsiD, translating into MKNWRREAALKIMPTMTENRVRTPWREFWRRFRRQHVAMLAGVFVLLLIVVAFIAPWIAPFDAENYFDYDRLNEGPSLMHWFGVDSLGRDIFSRVLVGTRISLIAGFFSVAIGTVIGTLLGLLAGYYEGWWDRITMRVCDVLFAFPGILLAIAVVAIMGSGMSNVIVAVAIFSIPAFARLVRGNTLVLKHQTYIESARSIGASDWTIIMRHILPGTVSSIVVYFTMRIGTSIITAASLSFLGLGAQPPTPEWGAMLNEARADMVIAPHVAIFPSLAIFLTVLAFNLLGDGLRDALDPKLKT; encoded by the coding sequence ATGAAAAACTGGCGACGCGAGGCGGCACTAAAAATCATGCCGACGATGACGGAAAACCGGGTGCGCACACCGTGGCGTGAATTCTGGCGACGTTTTCGGCGTCAGCACGTGGCGATGTTGGCTGGCGTGTTTGTGTTGCTATTGATCGTGGTGGCGTTTATTGCCCCGTGGATTGCCCCCTTTGATGCCGAAAACTATTTCGATTATGACCGGCTAAATGAAGGGCCATCGCTGATGCACTGGTTCGGTGTTGATTCGCTTGGGCGTGATATTTTTAGTCGTGTGCTGGTCGGCACCCGTATTTCCTTGATTGCCGGTTTCTTTTCCGTGGCGATAGGAACGGTGATCGGGACTTTGCTGGGATTGCTGGCCGGTTACTATGAAGGCTGGTGGGATCGTATCACCATGCGTGTTTGCGACGTGTTGTTTGCGTTTCCGGGCATCTTGCTGGCGATTGCCGTGGTGGCGATTATGGGCAGCGGGATGAGTAACGTGATTGTCGCGGTGGCAATTTTCAGTATCCCGGCGTTTGCGCGTTTGGTTCGCGGCAACACGCTGGTACTCAAACATCAGACTTACATTGAATCGGCGCGCAGTATCGGTGCATCGGACTGGACCATCATTATGCGCCATATCCTGCCGGGTACGGTCTCATCGATTGTGGTCTACTTCACCATGCGTATCGGCACCTCGATTATCACTGCCGCCAGCCTGTCGTTTCTCGGACTGGGCGCGCAGCCGCCTACGCCGGAGTGGGGGGCGATGCTCAATGAAGCACGTGCGGATATGGTGATTGCTCCCCATGTGGCGATTTTTCCCAGCCTCGCCATTTTCCTGACGGTGCTGGCGTTTAATCTGTTGGGCGATGGGTTGCGTGATGCGCTCGATCCGAAGTTGAAAACCTGA
- a CDS encoding PQQ-dependent sugar dehydrogenase, translated as MRLMRAALLFGSVLSGSLPALAADVQVQVLQDQLDHPWSVAFLPDNHTLLITERSGQLRSWQPGKGLSAPIGGVPSVWAQRQGGLLDVVLAPDFAQSRRVWLSYTTADAAGRAGAVVGYGRLSDDNRQLSDFRVVLEQTPKLSSGANLGTRLAFDRAGFLWIAFGDNFASSSAQELDKLSGKIVRLTADGTIPPDNPFVGHQGARGEIWSYGMRNPQGLAWNPWTQQMWESEHGPRGGDEVNIPEKGKNYGWPLATWGIDYSGQKVPESKGSVVAGTEQPVFYWKVSPAISGMAFYNSARFPQWKNSLFIGALKEKSLIRLRVNGEKVVEQQRLLTERGERIRDVRQGPDGFLYVLTDESNGKLLKVGLAANASAPRG; from the coding sequence ATGCGATTAATGCGTGCCGCGTTGCTGTTCGGCAGCGTGCTAAGTGGTTCCCTGCCCGCGCTGGCAGCGGATGTGCAGGTTCAGGTTTTGCAGGACCAACTTGATCACCCCTGGTCGGTGGCATTTCTGCCCGACAATCACACCTTGCTGATTACGGAACGTTCGGGCCAGCTACGCAGCTGGCAGCCCGGGAAAGGCTTATCCGCGCCGATTGGCGGCGTGCCCAGCGTGTGGGCGCAGCGCCAGGGTGGTTTGCTGGATGTGGTGCTGGCACCGGATTTTGCGCAAAGTCGCCGGGTGTGGCTCAGCTATACCACCGCCGATGCGGCGGGCCGCGCGGGCGCGGTGGTCGGTTATGGTCGCCTGAGTGACGATAATCGCCAGTTGAGTGACTTCCGCGTGGTGCTGGAACAAACGCCGAAGCTCTCCAGCGGGGCCAATCTCGGCACGCGACTGGCATTCGACCGCGCAGGTTTTTTGTGGATTGCTTTTGGCGACAACTTTGCCAGCAGCAGTGCGCAGGAGCTGGACAAGCTGTCGGGAAAAATTGTGCGTCTGACGGCTGACGGCACCATTCCGCCGGATAACCCTTTTGTCGGGCACCAGGGCGCACGTGGCGAAATCTGGTCGTATGGCATGCGTAATCCGCAGGGGCTGGCGTGGAACCCGTGGACTCAGCAGATGTGGGAAAGCGAACACGGTCCACGCGGGGGCGATGAAGTCAATATCCCGGAAAAGGGCAAAAACTATGGCTGGCCACTGGCGACCTGGGGCATTGATTACAGCGGGCAAAAAGTCCCGGAATCAAAGGGTAGCGTGGTGGCGGGCACCGAGCAGCCGGTCTTTTACTGGAAGGTTTCACCGGCTATCAGCGGGATGGCGTTTTACAACAGCGCGCGTTTTCCACAGTGGAAAAACTCGCTGTTTATTGGCGCGTTAAAGGAAAAAAGCCTGATTCGCCTGCGGGTCAATGGCGAAAAAGTGGTGGAGCAGCAGCGTCTGCTGACGGAACGAGGGGAGCGTATTCGGGATGTGCGTCAGGGACCGGATGGCTTCCTGTATGTGCTGACTGACGAGAGCAACGGCAAATTGCTGAAAGTGGGGCTGGCGGCGAACGCCAGCGCTCCACGCGGGTAG
- the ybjG gene encoding undecaprenyl-diphosphate phosphatase, producing MEEINRTLFLWINATPDSPEWLLSLATFIARDLIAIVPLLIVALWLWGPREQVASQRTLVLKTGMALIYALSISWCISQLLPHPRPFVIGLGHQFLSHAADDSYPSDHGTTIFTFALAFVCWHRVWSGVILLLTGIAIAWSRVYLGVHWPLDMLGGFLVGMLGCLASHLAWQLYGSRMLALTHQIYHVLFALPIRKGWIRG from the coding sequence ATGGAAGAGATCAACCGCACGCTATTTTTATGGATTAACGCCACGCCGGATTCACCGGAGTGGCTGCTGAGTCTGGCGACCTTTATCGCACGGGACCTGATTGCCATTGTACCGCTGCTGATTGTGGCGCTGTGGCTATGGGGACCGCGTGAACAGGTGGCTTCACAGCGCACGCTGGTATTAAAAACCGGCATGGCGCTGATTTATGCGCTGAGCATCTCCTGGTGCATCAGCCAGTTGCTGCCCCATCCGCGCCCCTTTGTGATCGGGCTGGGTCATCAGTTCCTGTCGCATGCCGCTGATGACTCCTATCCCAGCGATCACGGCACCACCATTTTCACGTTTGCGCTGGCATTTGTGTGCTGGCACCGGGTGTGGTCGGGTGTGATTTTGCTGCTCACCGGCATCGCCATCGCCTGGTCACGTGTTTATCTTGGCGTGCACTGGCCGCTGGATATGCTGGGTGGTTTTCTGGTGGGGATGCTCGGCTGCCTGGCATCGCATCTGGCATGGCAGCTGTATGGTTCGCGCATGTTGGCGCTGACCCATCAGATCTACCATGTGTTGTTCGCGCTGCCGATTCGTAAGGGATGGATTCGCGGTTAA
- a CDS encoding DUF3313 domain-containing protein, which translates to MRLPLGVSVLTLALLAAGCTSHVADKKQFSGFLGDYSQLQTAQSPSGKPTLRWISPDYHGADYRNVVYTPVVYYPAAHPTPRISQQTLDGIRQYTDQRLKAAIATHKTLVAQKGPHTLVVRSAITAVTAEDEGIQFYEVVPVAAVVASTMAATGHRTQNSALFLEVEATDAQTGKPLIKVVRKAFGKNLPNNSTPITLDDLRPGIDEMVRDTVAFTAP; encoded by the coding sequence ATGCGCTTACCTCTTGGTGTTTCTGTGCTGACGCTGGCCTTGCTGGCGGCGGGTTGTACATCTCATGTTGCTGATAAAAAACAATTCTCCGGTTTTTTGGGTGATTACAGCCAGCTACAAACGGCACAGTCGCCCAGCGGTAAACCGACCCTGCGCTGGATTTCACCGGATTATCATGGAGCGGATTATCGCAATGTGGTGTACACCCCGGTGGTTTACTATCCGGCCGCGCATCCCACGCCGCGAATTAGCCAGCAGACGCTGGATGGCATACGCCAATATACCGATCAGCGACTGAAAGCCGCGATTGCGACACATAAAACCCTGGTGGCGCAGAAAGGGCCGCACACCCTGGTGGTGCGCAGCGCAATCACCGCCGTGACGGCGGAAGATGAGGGTATTCAGTTCTATGAAGTGGTGCCGGTGGCAGCGGTGGTTGCCAGTACCATGGCCGCCACCGGTCATCGTACCCAGAACAGCGCGTTGTTCCTGGAAGTGGAAGCGACTGACGCGCAAACCGGTAAACCGTTAATCAAAGTGGTGCGTAAAGCCTTTGGTAAAAACCTGCCAAACAACAGCACCCCGATCACCCTTGATGACCTGCGTCCGGGGATTGACGAGATGGTCCGGGACACCGTGGCGTTCACTGCCCCTTAA
- the rimO gene encoding 30S ribosomal protein S12 methylthiotransferase RimO: protein MSHVTNPPRVGFVSLGCPKNLVDSERILTELRTEGYDVVPRYDDAEIVIVNTCGFIDSAVQESLEAIGEALNENGKVIVTGCLGAKVDQIREVHPKVLEITGPHSYEQVLSHVHHYVPKPEHNPFLSLVPQQGVKLTPRHYAYLKISEGCNHRCTFCIIPSMRGDLDSRPIGAVLDEAKRLVEAGVKELLVISQDTSAYGVDVKHRTGFWNGSPVKTSMVSLCEQLAKLGVWVRLHYVYPYPHVDDVIPLMAEGKILPYLDIPLQHASPRILKLMKRPGAVERTLERIKRWREICPELTLRSTFIVGFPGETEEDFQMLLDFLKEARLDRVGCFQYSPVEGATANQLPDPVPDDVKQARFERFMQLQQQISAERLQEKIGREILVIIDEVDEEGAVGRSMADAPEIDGAVYLNGDRQVKVGDVVRVKVDHADEYDLWGTRV from the coding sequence ATGAGCCATGTCACCAATCCTCCACGCGTGGGCTTCGTCTCACTCGGCTGCCCAAAAAACCTCGTTGACTCGGAACGTATCCTGACGGAACTGCGTACCGAAGGTTATGACGTGGTACCACGCTACGATGATGCGGAGATCGTCATTGTTAACACCTGTGGATTTATCGACAGTGCCGTGCAGGAATCCCTGGAAGCGATTGGTGAAGCCCTGAACGAAAACGGCAAAGTGATCGTCACCGGCTGCCTCGGTGCCAAAGTGGACCAAATCCGCGAAGTGCACCCGAAAGTGCTGGAAATCACCGGCCCGCACAGCTACGAGCAGGTGCTGTCACATGTGCATCACTATGTACCGAAGCCGGAGCATAACCCGTTCCTCAGCCTGGTGCCGCAGCAGGGCGTGAAGCTGACACCGCGCCACTATGCCTATCTGAAAATTTCTGAAGGCTGCAACCATCGCTGCACCTTCTGCATCATCCCGTCCATGCGTGGCGATCTGGATAGCCGTCCGATTGGCGCGGTGCTGGATGAAGCCAAACGCCTGGTGGAAGCCGGGGTGAAAGAGCTGCTGGTGATTTCTCAGGATACGTCTGCCTATGGCGTCGACGTGAAACACCGTACCGGGTTCTGGAACGGTTCACCGGTGAAAACCAGCATGGTCAGCCTGTGTGAACAGCTGGCAAAACTTGGCGTCTGGGTGCGCCTGCATTACGTCTACCCGTACCCACATGTGGATGATGTCATTCCGCTGATGGCCGAAGGCAAAATCCTGCCGTATCTGGATATTCCGCTGCAACACGCCAGCCCGCGCATTCTGAAACTGATGAAACGTCCGGGTGCGGTTGAACGCACGCTGGAGCGTATTAAGCGCTGGCGCGAAATTTGTCCGGAATTGACGCTGCGTTCCACCTTTATCGTCGGCTTCCCGGGTGAAACCGAGGAAGATTTCCAGATGCTGCTCGATTTCCTGAAAGAAGCGCGCCTCGACCGTGTTGGCTGCTTCCAGTACAGCCCGGTGGAAGGCGCTACCGCCAACCAACTGCCGGACCCGGTGCCGGATGACGTGAAACAGGCGCGTTTCGAACGCTTTATGCAGCTGCAACAGCAGATCTCCGCTGAACGTCTGCAAGAGAAAATCGGTCGCGAAATTCTGGTGATCATCGATGAAGTCGACGAAGAAGGTGCTGTGGGTCGCAGCATGGCCGATGCGCCGGAAATTGATGGTGCAGTCTACCTGAACGGCGATCGTCAGGTGAAAGTCGGTGATGTGGTGCGCGTTAAAGTCGATCACGCCGACGAGTACGATCTCTGGGGTACACGCGTGTAA